The genomic region GCTCCGCCAAACTGGAGCAGACCGAAATCTATCAGGTAACCTCGGTTTCCTACCGCGACATGGACGCCTCGCCGCTCGGTTTCGAAAAAGGCAGGACACCGTTTCTCGACCTGCCGGCGACACTCGAACTGCCGCTACGCATTCCCGGCATTGCCGAAGCCAGCCTTTCGACAGGCGGCAACGTCATTTCGGGCGCTGCCTATAGCGACATCGACGCCGACATGGTCGACATGGAGACCTATGCGGTGCTGCGCGCCTGCCAGGGTTACAAACTGCCATTGATCGGCCTGCGCGGCATTTCCGACGGCGCCGTCGAGCTGCAGCACATTTCGGGCTGGACCGAATATCTGCACATCGTCGACCGCAAGCTCTCCTACGGCGTCGACAGCCTGTTCACGGCGCTGGAGGA from Rhizobium sp. BT03 harbors:
- a CDS encoding 5'-methylthioadenosine/S-adenosylhomocysteine nucleosidase (Enables the cleavage of the glycosidic bond in both 5'-methylthioadenosine and S-adenosylhomocysteine); the encoded protein is MKFELKSVAGKSMLFVMAAEAEYGPFLRSRIEPLMTGVGPVEAAVALTKTLARLDAADDLPDLVVSLGSAGSAKLEQTEIYQVTSVSYRDMDASPLGFEKGRTPFLDLPATLELPLRIPGIAEASLSTGGNVISGAAYSDIDADMVDMETYAVLRACQGYKLPLIGLRGISDGAVELQHISGWTEYLHIVDRKLSYGVDSLFTALEDGVFWF